A genomic window from Acinetobacter lwoffii includes:
- the hemE gene encoding uroporphyrinogen decarboxylase, translated as MTTLKNDRFLRALLREPVDATPVWMMRQAGRYLPEYRETRTKAGDFLSLCKNTELACEVTLQPLRRYDLDAAILFSDILTVPDALGLGLYFEAGEGPKFHKTIRTEQDVANLPAFNAKSDLDYVMNAVSTIRSALGGQVPLIGFSGSPWTLATYMVEGGSSKDFRFTKQMMYAQPEVLHALLDRLADAVTEYLNAQIYAGAQAVQIFDSWGGALAHREYIEFSLNYMQKIVAGLQREKDGRKIPVILFTKGGGQWLEPMITTGADAFGLDWTTPLNVARQTVAGRAALQGNLDPATLYGSSDTIIKATKAMLDDAYANGEKTGYVANLGHGITQWVDPANPKAFIDTVHEYSAKYL; from the coding sequence ATGACGACCTTAAAAAATGATCGTTTTCTGCGCGCATTGTTGCGTGAGCCTGTAGATGCTACGCCAGTATGGATGATGCGTCAGGCTGGCCGTTATTTGCCTGAGTACCGCGAAACGCGTACCAAGGCAGGAGATTTCCTTTCGCTTTGCAAGAATACTGAACTGGCCTGTGAAGTAACTTTGCAGCCTTTACGCCGTTATGATCTTGATGCCGCGATTTTATTCTCGGATATCTTGACGGTTCCGGATGCTTTGGGACTGGGGCTGTATTTTGAAGCCGGTGAAGGCCCGAAATTTCACAAGACCATCCGTACCGAACAGGATGTCGCCAATCTGCCTGCATTTAATGCCAAGTCGGATCTGGATTATGTGATGAATGCCGTTTCGACCATTCGTTCAGCCTTGGGCGGTCAGGTTCCTCTGATTGGTTTCTCGGGCAGTCCATGGACTCTGGCAACGTATATGGTCGAAGGCGGTTCAAGCAAGGATTTCCGTTTTACCAAACAGATGATGTATGCGCAGCCTGAAGTTTTGCATGCTTTACTGGATCGTCTGGCTGATGCAGTGACTGAATATTTGAATGCGCAGATCTATGCGGGTGCACAAGCGGTACAGATCTTTGATAGTTGGGGTGGGGCATTAGCACATCGTGAATATATCGAGTTCTCGCTGAACTATATGCAGAAGATTGTCGCTGGTTTGCAACGTGAGAAAGACGGCCGCAAGATTCCGGTAATTCTGTTTACCAAAGGTGGCGGTCAATGGTTGGAACCGATGATTACGACAGGCGCAGATGCATTTGGTCTGGACTGGACCACGCCATTGAATGTCGCTCGTCAAACGGTTGCTGGTCGTGCAGCACTTCAGGGTAACCTGGATCCTGCAACTTTATATGGTTCATCAGACACCATCATTAAAGCGACAAAAGCCATGCTGGATGATGCCTATGCCAATGGCGAGAAAACCGGTTATGTTGCCAATTTAGGTCATGGTATTACCCAGTGGGTTGATCCGGCGAATCCAAAAGCATTTATTGATACCGTACATGAGTATAGTGCCAAATATCTTTAG
- a CDS encoding L,D-transpeptidase family protein → MFVRTMLAVSLGCIFAGQVFAASTAEQPLKPQVVTDVAVQDPIDPLATEASAAQAAPAEAQITAQEQQDLKQASEALNELQDTEDQTASVGAAPNTKAPTNSAMTKASWTLDGLNNAQWYENIGAGQFPVYARAHVMLNNAHASPGAIDGTSGKNTLKAIASFQQMNGIKPTGVLTQETWDKLVARQGSKPAFVEYTITEKDLAGPFAKSIPSDYALQAKMKGLYYTRVSEMLSEKFHMDENFLKKLNPNANFNKVGEKLLVSNVRNDLPEGIHLIVAHKGAKQLYLFNSKNQMIASFPATIGSADTPSPTGTYKVTGVAPNPWYSYSPSNFVQGKNLKPLSLPPGPNGPVGNIWIGLSKKSFGIHGTPNPSTISKTASHGCIRLTNWDANDLGRKVKSGVTVRFLE, encoded by the coding sequence ATGTTCGTTCGCACAATGCTCGCTGTGAGTCTAGGTTGCATTTTCGCAGGTCAAGTTTTTGCCGCGTCTACTGCTGAACAACCATTAAAACCCCAAGTGGTGACTGATGTTGCAGTGCAAGATCCGATTGATCCATTAGCAACTGAAGCTTCAGCGGCCCAAGCAGCACCTGCAGAAGCGCAAATTACTGCACAAGAACAACAAGACTTAAAACAGGCATCTGAAGCGCTGAATGAGCTACAGGATACCGAAGATCAGACTGCCTCTGTTGGCGCAGCACCAAATACCAAAGCACCGACTAACTCTGCGATGACCAAAGCTTCTTGGACTTTAGACGGTTTAAACAATGCCCAATGGTATGAAAATATCGGTGCAGGTCAATTCCCAGTTTACGCACGTGCGCATGTCATGCTGAATAATGCCCATGCATCACCAGGTGCGATTGACGGAACCAGCGGTAAAAATACACTAAAAGCCATTGCATCTTTCCAGCAAATGAATGGCATTAAACCGACAGGTGTTTTGACTCAGGAAACCTGGGATAAACTAGTTGCACGTCAGGGTTCTAAGCCAGCCTTTGTTGAATACACCATTACTGAAAAAGATCTGGCAGGCCCATTTGCCAAGTCTATTCCTTCAGATTATGCGTTACAGGCGAAAATGAAAGGCTTGTACTACACACGTGTCAGTGAAATGTTGAGCGAAAAATTCCATATGGATGAGAATTTCTTAAAGAAACTCAATCCAAATGCTAACTTTAATAAAGTTGGGGAAAAATTACTGGTCAGTAATGTACGTAATGACTTGCCTGAAGGTATTCACTTGATTGTTGCACATAAAGGTGCGAAACAACTGTACTTATTTAACAGTAAAAATCAAATGATCGCGTCATTCCCTGCCACCATTGGTAGTGCGGATACACCATCTCCGACCGGAACCTATAAAGTAACAGGTGTTGCACCAAACCCTTGGTACAGCTATTCACCGTCTAACTTTGTACAAGGTAAAAACTTAAAACCACTATCTTTACCACCGGGTCCTAACGGTCCTGTCGGGAATATCTGGATTGGTTTAAGCAAGAAATCATTTGGTATTCACGGAACACCAAACCCGTCTACCATTTCGAAAACAGCGTCACATGGTTGTATTCGTTTGACTAACTGGGATGCCAATGATCTTGGCCGTAAAGTCAAATCTGGGGTAACGGTTCGTTTCTTAGAATGA
- a CDS encoding pirin family protein: MNAFLHPSENRGHVKMGWLESKHSFSFGNWYNPKYMGISALRVINDDLIDGHQGFGTHPHDNMEILTCVLKGTITHQDSMGNHGGIAAGEWQLMSAGTGVRHSEMNQGDEQVHLLQIWIIPNERDAKPNYQQIRLDPHEQPNQWHLICGPNDNAPMHIRQNAEVKTAVIQQGQSLEVKATQHINYVHVVSGTVQIAEHTVEAGGAIAFLDDTEIKASEDAQVIWFDLPEVPN, translated from the coding sequence ATGAATGCTTTTCTACATCCTAGCGAAAATCGTGGTCATGTAAAAATGGGCTGGCTGGAGTCTAAACACAGCTTCTCATTTGGTAACTGGTATAACCCAAAGTATATGGGTATCAGTGCTTTACGCGTTATTAATGATGATCTAATTGATGGACATCAGGGTTTTGGAACACATCCACATGACAATATGGAAATCCTGACCTGTGTGCTGAAAGGAACCATTACCCATCAGGATAGCATGGGCAATCATGGCGGAATCGCTGCGGGTGAATGGCAACTGATGAGTGCAGGAACCGGTGTGCGACACAGTGAAATGAACCAAGGCGACGAACAGGTCCATTTACTGCAAATCTGGATTATTCCAAATGAACGTGATGCCAAGCCGAATTATCAGCAAATCCGTCTTGACCCGCATGAGCAACCGAACCAGTGGCATTTGATTTGTGGTCCGAATGACAATGCACCGATGCATATTCGTCAGAATGCCGAAGTCAAAACTGCGGTGATTCAGCAAGGCCAAAGTCTGGAAGTGAAAGCGACCCAGCATATTAATTATGTACATGTTGTTTCTGGCACTGTCCAGATCGCTGAACATACAGTGGAAGCGGGCGGCGCAATTGCTTTTCTAGATGATACAGAAATTAAAGCAAGCGAAGATGCGCAAGTGATCTGGTTTGATTTGCCGGAAGTACCCAACTAA